Proteins encoded within one genomic window of Pongo pygmaeus isolate AG05252 chromosome 6, NHGRI_mPonPyg2-v2.0_pri, whole genome shotgun sequence:
- the LOC129040931 gene encoding putative C-mannosyltransferase DPY19L2P2, which produces MMGLFFMYGAYLSGTQLGGLITVLCFFFNHGEATRVMWTPPLCESFSCPFLVLQMYILTLILRTLSNDRRPFVALCFSNVAFMLPWQFAQFILFTQIASLFPMYVVGYIKRSKFQKISYMNMVTFLIYISVILSFILMFGNLMYFLLFFVIVNDVGIDSRTPPTLVDTKICRCSSFSCKMPIILKRNKI; this is translated from the exons tgGGACTCAACTAGGAGGTCTTATTACAGTACTGTGCTTCTTTTTCAACCATGGAGAG GCCACCCGTGTGATGTGGACACCACCTCTCTGTGAAAGTTTTTCCTGTCCTTTCCTTGTACTTCAGATgtatattttaactttaattctCAG GACGTTGAGCAATGATAGAAGGCCCTTCGTTGCACTCTGTTTTTCCAATGTTGCTTTTATGCTTCCCTGGCAATTTGCTCAGTTTATTCTTTTTACACAG atAGCATCATTATTTCCCATGTATGTTGTGGGATACATTAAACGAAGCAAATTTCAGAAGATCAGTTATATGAACATGgtaacatttttaatatat aTTTCAGTTATCCTTAGTTTCATTTTGATGTTTGGAAATTTAATGtacttcttattattttttgtcattgttaaTGACGTGG GGATTGATTCCAGGACACCCCCAACCCTTGTGGATACTAAAATCTGCAGATGTTCAAGTTTCTCATGTAAAATG CCAATAAttctaaagagaaataaaatttaa